One Micromonospora sp. WMMD812 genomic window carries:
- a CDS encoding S8 family serine peptidase, protein MSRRNGLTTALALAVIVAAAVTPVQAAPGAASPPSDTSAAAPGQGSWVTLVTGDRVLVRTVAGRTDLAVHPARRAAPVSFQELTRRGDRYLVPADAAALVQAGVLDRELFNVTGLVRQGYDDARTPNVPLLVRYADTGLAARSAPAAGATVRRALPRLRMTAIDEKKSSAAEFWRGLLPDGRQPSGARTTRLADSIEKMWLNGKVRASLEQSVPQVGAPAAWAKGLTGTGTTVAVLDTGIDANHPDLAGRVVHSKDFSGKGSVADGHGHGTHVASTIAGSGAGSEGRHQGVAQSATLAVGKVLDDFGSGSFDAIIAGMQWAAVDAQARVVNMSLGGPITDGTDPLSDAVNTLTREHGTLFVVAAGNEGADEAVSTPAAADAALAVASVDKSDELSPFSSRGPRLGDGAAKPEIAAPGGGIVAARPGGVPPLGTPVGDAYQQLDGTSMAAPHVAGAAALLVQQHPDWTADRLKSALMSTAVEASAGTSAVGSGRVDVARATSQPVTATGSVSTFLKWPNVGQPQKRTVSWYNHGSVPVRWRSQQRSAAVTGSPHPPGCSRCPPRQ, encoded by the coding sequence ATGAGCAGACGTAACGGTCTGACAACGGCGCTGGCACTGGCGGTCATCGTCGCGGCGGCGGTGACACCGGTCCAGGCCGCCCCGGGAGCCGCGTCGCCACCATCGGATACCTCGGCCGCGGCTCCGGGTCAGGGGAGTTGGGTCACCCTGGTAACCGGTGACCGGGTGCTCGTACGAACCGTGGCCGGGCGCACCGACCTGGCAGTGCATCCGGCGCGACGGGCGGCGCCGGTGAGTTTCCAGGAGCTGACGCGGCGCGGCGATCGGTATCTAGTGCCCGCGGACGCTGCCGCGCTCGTGCAGGCGGGCGTGCTGGATCGGGAGCTGTTCAACGTCACCGGCCTCGTGCGACAGGGGTACGACGACGCACGCACACCGAACGTTCCACTGCTGGTGCGGTACGCGGACACCGGACTGGCGGCCCGGTCGGCCCCCGCGGCGGGGGCGACCGTGCGCCGGGCACTGCCGCGACTGCGCATGACGGCGATCGACGAAAAGAAGTCCAGCGCGGCAGAGTTCTGGCGCGGACTGCTGCCGGATGGCCGCCAGCCGTCGGGCGCCCGCACGACCAGATTGGCCGACAGCATCGAGAAGATGTGGCTGAACGGCAAGGTCCGCGCCAGTCTCGAGCAGAGCGTGCCGCAGGTTGGCGCTCCGGCTGCCTGGGCGAAGGGCCTGACCGGCACGGGCACGACGGTGGCCGTCCTGGACACCGGCATCGACGCGAATCATCCAGACCTGGCCGGACGAGTTGTCCACTCGAAGGACTTCTCCGGCAAGGGCAGCGTGGCGGACGGCCACGGGCATGGCACCCATGTGGCGTCGACTATCGCCGGCTCGGGCGCGGGCTCGGAGGGCAGGCACCAGGGAGTTGCCCAGAGCGCCACGCTCGCGGTCGGCAAGGTGCTGGACGACTTCGGCTCCGGGTCATTTGACGCGATCATCGCGGGAATGCAGTGGGCGGCGGTCGACGCCCAGGCCCGGGTGGTGAACATGAGCCTCGGCGGCCCGATTACGGACGGCACTGATCCCTTGTCCGATGCCGTCAACACTTTGACCCGGGAGCACGGGACGTTGTTCGTCGTCGCCGCCGGCAACGAGGGAGCCGATGAGGCGGTGTCCACGCCGGCAGCCGCTGATGCGGCGCTAGCAGTGGCCAGTGTGGACAAGAGCGACGAGCTGAGCCCCTTCTCCAGCCGCGGCCCGCGATTGGGTGACGGCGCGGCAAAGCCGGAAATCGCGGCGCCGGGCGGGGGCATTGTGGCCGCCCGACCGGGCGGCGTGCCGCCGCTCGGCACACCGGTGGGCGATGCGTACCAGCAGTTGGACGGCACCTCGATGGCGGCCCCGCACGTCGCCGGGGCCGCGGCGCTACTCGTCCAACAGCACCCGGACTGGACGGCTGACCGGCTGAAGTCGGCGTTGATGAGCACAGCGGTCGAGGCTTCCGCCGGAACGTCGGCGGTGGGCAGCGGTCGGGTGGACGTCGCCCGAGCGACCAGCCAGCCGGTGACCGCGACCGGCAGCGTCTCGACCTTCCTCAAGTGGCCCAACGTGGGTCAGCCGCAGAAGCGCACCGTCAGCTGGTACAACCACGGGTCCGTTCCGGTACGCTGGCGTTCTCAGCAGCGCTCAGCCGCGGTGACGGGCAGCCCGCACCCGCCGGGCTGCTCGCGTTGTCCGCCGAGACAGTGA
- a CDS encoding RNA polymerase sigma factor, translating into MAVLTRAADAATDDTDAVVIRQARQEPERFATVFDRYYLQIHGYAARRLGGSLADDIAAETFLIAFDLRERYDTARADARPWLYGIASNLIARHQRTEVRQYRALARVDRFDVAEGHADRVAVRIDVEAVRGQLAAALAKVAARDRDVLLLVAWAGLSCEEAAGALGIPAGTARSRLHRARKKVRAALGGADPTVIGKDND; encoded by the coding sequence ATGGCTGTGTTGACCCGGGCGGCGGACGCCGCCACGGACGACACCGACGCCGTCGTCATCAGACAGGCCCGGCAAGAGCCTGAACGGTTCGCGACCGTGTTCGACCGCTACTACCTGCAGATCCACGGATATGCGGCCCGGAGGTTGGGTGGCAGCCTGGCCGACGACATCGCCGCGGAGACGTTCCTGATCGCGTTCGACCTGCGGGAGCGGTACGACACGGCGCGCGCGGACGCCCGACCGTGGCTGTACGGGATCGCCTCCAATCTCATCGCGCGTCATCAGCGCACGGAGGTGCGTCAGTACCGGGCACTCGCCCGCGTCGACCGGTTCGACGTTGCCGAAGGGCACGCCGACCGGGTCGCCGTACGGATCGACGTCGAGGCCGTCCGGGGGCAGTTGGCGGCGGCATTGGCCAAGGTCGCGGCGCGTGACCGGGACGTCCTGCTGCTCGTCGCCTGGGCGGGGCTCAGCTGCGAGGAAGCGGCCGGGGCGCTGGGGATCCCGGCGGGCACGGCACGCTCCCGGTTGCACCGGGCACGAAAGAAAGTGCGGGCGGCCCTGGGCGGCGCGGACCCGACCGTAATCGGAAAGGACAACGACTGA
- a CDS encoding CU044_5270 family protein, whose amino-acid sequence MLRDAWSDVPPPSPATRAQARAALLARAAHVDNPAPQRAPSPRARASTPWRLPRLGWRVGVITAAVAAVVGGLTVVESVNGPVDRGPAGTAIPGLPAARPASAAEALERAASAAGAQSFTAPRPDQWIHVEERMTSGAGPGGLVTGGPYRTRVLQHWMRADGRQVAWFVDGKFQFQGQPARTTPPSDYPTLAALPTDPDALLQWLHQEMGGLTDSTEEDRNSFSFGQLNAILRNNVLPPGVEAAIYRAMAKIPNVTLVPDAVNVDGRPAIALGRVQGGWLREEVLLDPDTHRLIGERAVAIKDYTAHGLDGTVRVKSGTVQRLVVTNVEIVDRPEETG is encoded by the coding sequence ATGCTGCGCGACGCCTGGAGTGACGTGCCGCCCCCGTCGCCGGCGACCCGGGCGCAGGCACGGGCGGCGCTGCTGGCCCGGGCCGCACATGTCGACAACCCGGCCCCGCAACGGGCGCCGTCCCCGCGGGCACGCGCGTCCACCCCCTGGCGCCTGCCCCGGCTCGGCTGGCGGGTGGGCGTCATCACGGCGGCGGTCGCCGCGGTGGTCGGAGGTCTGACCGTGGTGGAGAGCGTCAACGGACCGGTGGACCGGGGGCCCGCGGGGACGGCGATCCCTGGCCTTCCGGCCGCGCGCCCGGCCAGCGCCGCGGAAGCTCTGGAGCGTGCCGCCTCGGCTGCGGGGGCGCAGTCCTTCACCGCGCCGCGTCCGGATCAGTGGATCCACGTCGAGGAGCGGATGACCAGCGGGGCAGGGCCCGGCGGTCTGGTCACCGGCGGGCCATACCGGACCCGGGTTCTGCAACATTGGATGCGCGCGGACGGCAGGCAGGTCGCCTGGTTCGTAGACGGCAAGTTCCAGTTCCAGGGCCAGCCGGCACGCACGACGCCGCCATCGGACTATCCGACGTTGGCCGCTCTGCCCACCGACCCGGACGCCCTGTTGCAGTGGCTGCACCAGGAGATGGGAGGGCTCACCGACAGCACCGAAGAGGACCGCAACAGCTTTTCGTTCGGGCAGCTGAACGCCATCCTCCGCAACAACGTGCTTCCGCCCGGCGTGGAAGCCGCGATCTACCGCGCGATGGCGAAGATTCCCAACGTGACGCTGGTGCCGGACGCCGTCAACGTCGATGGGCGACCCGCCATCGCGCTCGGCCGGGTTCAGGGCGGGTGGCTGCGCGAGGAGGTCTTGCTCGACCCGGACACCCATCGGCTGATCGGCGAGCGGGCTGTCGCGATCAAGGACTACACCGCCCACGGACTCGACGGCACCGTACGAGTGAAAAGCGGCACCGTCCAGCGACTCGTGGTGACCAACGTCGAGATCGTCGATCGGCCGGAGGAGACGGGCTGA
- a CDS encoding GNAT family N-acetyltransferase, producing the protein MTDVRLEPMTEDQYKPWRAEAEAHYAQSVAASGQSAQDAARNAADTYAQLLPDESATPDHHFWYAYDGDRRVGFLWIKVAHGSAFVYNVAVEPDVRRQGYGRAIMLAAERWCHDNALSRIGLHVFAHNAGARALYEQLGFTETGRNMAKDL; encoded by the coding sequence ATGACGGACGTACGGCTGGAGCCGATGACCGAGGATCAGTACAAGCCGTGGCGGGCCGAGGCCGAGGCGCACTACGCGCAGAGCGTCGCCGCGTCGGGCCAGTCGGCGCAGGATGCGGCCCGCAACGCCGCCGACACCTACGCGCAGCTGCTTCCCGACGAGTCCGCCACCCCTGACCACCATTTCTGGTACGCCTACGACGGCGATCGCCGCGTCGGCTTCCTCTGGATCAAAGTCGCCCACGGCAGCGCGTTCGTCTACAACGTCGCCGTCGAACCCGACGTACGCCGCCAGGGCTACGGCCGCGCAATCATGCTGGCCGCCGAGCGCTGGTGCCACGACAACGCGCTTTCCAGAATCGGTCTGCACGTCTTCGCCCACAACGCCGGCGCCCGGGCCCTCTACGAGCAGCTGGGCTTCACCGAGACCGGCCGCAACATGGCCAAAGACCTCTGA
- a CDS encoding serine hydrolase domain-containing protein → MAVGHVSGRVWEAGYGVTGGETSTPVTPGTAFAACSISKHVAAFGALLLVQDGVLDLDTDIGEYLTSWQLLDRGGQQPGVTLRQLLAHTAGLSDTWYRGYAADRAPSLFQVLEGSGPTTTPPVRSTLLPGSRFRYSGSHYSVLQQLMVDATGTPFEDLMRTLVLEPVAMAGSSFDQQFPHQRPHLVARGHHAGGTTISGGWRAQPETAAAGLWSTPADLVRLDLEIARAASGESKLLDRDLATEMWTPQIPGGSYGLGTEVDDRAGRRRFGHTGLNVGYTCFSYVWPDSGTAVAATTNSEDGWELLASIRAAADRRHTTRITAAPRGDVTGRYVLHDDYPIDIAVTNGQLSFSAAAQQPVVLLADPDGRYLHPGLDLEVRFRQTDDQRYLLELRQEGVTQTATPSTKQPEQVNIHL, encoded by the coding sequence ATCGCCGTCGGGCACGTGAGCGGGCGGGTGTGGGAGGCGGGTTACGGCGTCACGGGTGGCGAGACGTCGACGCCGGTGACCCCGGGCACCGCTTTCGCGGCCTGTTCGATCAGCAAGCATGTCGCCGCGTTCGGTGCATTGCTCCTGGTCCAGGACGGTGTCCTGGATCTGGACACCGACATCGGCGAATACCTCACCTCGTGGCAACTACTCGACCGCGGGGGTCAGCAACCGGGAGTTACGTTACGACAATTGCTGGCGCACACGGCGGGTTTGTCCGACACCTGGTACCGCGGCTATGCCGCAGATCGCGCCCCGTCACTGTTCCAGGTCCTGGAAGGCAGCGGCCCGACGACTACTCCACCGGTTCGATCGACCCTGTTGCCGGGGAGCCGTTTCCGGTATTCGGGCAGCCACTACTCCGTGCTCCAGCAGCTGATGGTGGACGCGACCGGAACCCCGTTCGAGGATCTCATGCGAACTCTGGTGCTGGAACCGGTGGCCATGGCTGGCAGCAGTTTCGATCAGCAGTTTCCGCACCAGCGACCGCATCTGGTTGCTCGTGGCCATCACGCTGGTGGCACCACGATTTCCGGCGGCTGGCGAGCGCAACCGGAGACGGCCGCCGCTGGACTGTGGAGCACCCCGGCCGACCTGGTCCGGCTCGACCTCGAGATCGCCCGGGCGGCCTCGGGAGAATCGAAGCTGCTGGACCGCGACCTGGCCACCGAGATGTGGACACCGCAGATTCCTGGCGGGAGCTACGGGCTCGGCACTGAGGTCGACGACCGCGCCGGGCGTCGGCGTTTCGGGCACACCGGGTTGAACGTCGGCTATACCTGCTTTTCCTACGTGTGGCCCGACAGCGGCACCGCGGTCGCTGCGACGACCAACTCTGAGGATGGCTGGGAGCTGCTGGCCAGCATCCGCGCCGCCGCGGACCGTCGGCACACCACCAGAATCACCGCCGCGCCGCGTGGTGACGTGACGGGCCGCTATGTCCTCCACGACGACTACCCGATCGACATCGCGGTCACCAACGGCCAACTGAGCTTCTCCGCCGCCGCCCAGCAACCGGTTGTACTCCTGGCGGACCCGGACGGTCGCTACCTACACCCAGGACTCGATCTGGAAGTCCGGTTCCGGCAGACCGACGACCAGCGTTACCTCCTGGAACTGCGGCAGGAAGGAGTCACGCAAACCGCGACACCATCGACCAAGCAGCCGGAACAGGTGAATATCCACCTGTGA
- a CDS encoding glycoside hydrolase family 3 protein, with protein MRTRLVAATALAATSMASLAPLPARGSAAPASPAAEHGWVTSTLRHMSLEQKVGQLFAAYVYGGDAAEPTAADRAANRAAFGVETPAEVVDRFHLGAVCYFSWSHNLDDPRQIATLSNGLQRAALGDGAKGRVPLLISTDQEQGVVLRMPAPAAQFPGAMALGAGRSPHAARVAATITGRELRAVGIHQPYAPIADVNVDAGNPVIGVRSFGADPALVARLTAAQVTGFQEGAGASAVAKHFPGHGDTATDSHTGLPVIDHSRAEWNRIDAPPFRQAIRAGVESIMTAHIVVPALDTSGDPATLSPRILTGVLRGELGFRGVIVTDALNMAGVRAKYGDERVPVLALKAGADQLLMPPDLALARDAVLRAVATGELPERRIDESVRRILGLKYRQGLARSPLVDVDEAVRTVGAAGHLAAVARVTDPTLTAVRNDAGLLPLHRADRSVLVTGWDSAAFAPVATIAEGFTARGSRATARPATLPSDAVIAATATEAAGHDLTVVLVNKAWDTLVTDPRGTQRRLVAALLATGKPVIVVAVRDPYDIAYLPGVTTYLATYSYTRAAMDALVRALHGELSPTGRLPVTIPTAEGAGSVLYPYGHGLTW; from the coding sequence ATGCGTACCCGTCTCGTTGCCGCGACCGCGCTGGCAGCCACGTCGATGGCCAGCCTCGCGCCGCTTCCCGCCCGCGGTTCCGCCGCGCCGGCGAGCCCGGCCGCCGAACATGGCTGGGTCACGTCGACCCTGCGGCACATGAGCCTGGAACAGAAGGTCGGCCAGCTCTTCGCCGCCTACGTCTACGGCGGTGACGCCGCCGAGCCCACGGCCGCCGACCGCGCCGCGAATCGGGCGGCATTCGGCGTCGAGACGCCGGCCGAGGTGGTCGACCGGTTCCACCTCGGGGCCGTCTGCTACTTCTCCTGGTCGCACAACCTGGACGATCCTCGCCAGATCGCCACCCTCTCCAACGGCCTTCAGCGCGCCGCTCTCGGCGACGGCGCAAAGGGCCGGGTGCCGCTGCTCATCTCCACCGACCAGGAGCAGGGCGTGGTGCTGCGGATGCCCGCCCCCGCCGCGCAGTTCCCCGGTGCGATGGCGTTGGGCGCCGGGCGGTCACCCCACGCCGCCCGCGTGGCGGCGACGATAACCGGCCGCGAGCTGCGCGCCGTCGGCATCCACCAGCCGTACGCGCCCATCGCCGACGTCAACGTCGATGCCGGCAACCCGGTGATCGGCGTACGATCCTTCGGCGCCGACCCCGCGCTGGTGGCGCGCCTCACCGCCGCGCAGGTCACCGGCTTCCAGGAGGGTGCCGGCGCGAGCGCGGTGGCGAAGCACTTCCCCGGCCACGGCGACACGGCCACCGACAGCCACACGGGTCTGCCGGTTATCGACCACAGCCGGGCGGAGTGGAACCGGATCGACGCGCCGCCGTTCCGGCAGGCGATCCGCGCCGGCGTCGAATCGATCATGACCGCGCACATCGTGGTCCCCGCGCTCGACACCTCCGGCGATCCCGCGACGCTGTCGCCGCGGATCCTCACCGGCGTGCTGCGCGGCGAACTCGGCTTCCGGGGCGTCATCGTCACCGACGCGCTGAACATGGCCGGTGTCCGCGCGAAGTACGGCGACGAGCGGGTGCCGGTGCTGGCGCTGAAGGCCGGCGCCGACCAGCTCCTGATGCCGCCGGACCTCGCACTCGCGCGGGACGCGGTGCTGCGCGCCGTCGCCACCGGCGAGCTGCCCGAGCGGCGGATCGACGAGTCGGTCCGGCGCATCCTCGGCCTGAAGTACCGCCAGGGGCTGGCCCGCTCACCGCTGGTCGACGTTGACGAGGCGGTACGCACCGTCGGCGCGGCCGGGCACCTCGCCGCCGTCGCCCGGGTCACCGATCCGACGCTCACCGCCGTGCGCAACGACGCCGGGCTCCTGCCGCTGCACCGTGCCGACCGCTCGGTGCTGGTTACCGGCTGGGACAGCGCCGCCTTCGCCCCGGTCGCGACGATTGCCGAGGGGTTCACCGCCCGCGGCTCCCGCGCCACGGCCCGGCCGGCGACGCTACCCAGCGATGCGGTGATCGCCGCGACCGCCACCGAGGCCGCCGGGCACGATCTCACCGTCGTACTGGTGAACAAGGCGTGGGACACGCTCGTCACCGACCCGCGCGGCACGCAGCGGCGCCTCGTCGCGGCGCTGCTCGCAACCGGGAAGCCGGTGATCGTCGTGGCGGTCCGCGATCCCTACGACATCGCCTACCTGCCGGGCGTGACCACCTACCTGGCGACCTACTCGTACACCCGGGCGGCGATGGACGCCCTCGTCCGCGCACTGCACGGCGAGCTGTCCCCGACCGGACGGCTGCCCGTCACGATTCCCACGGCCGAGGGCGCGGGCTCCGTGCTTTACCCCTACGGCCACGGCCTGACCTGGTAG
- a CDS encoding serine hydrolase: MTTSSRRLLRSVAPRPFALGLAVLVLATSAPAGPAAAAPSPAGSGPPAVTPADIRFRHDTLRPGDAREVGLLPAQVDRIPADLAAYLEPTPDHPGHPTYAGAVALAAKDGVIVQHTAVGTAVRYASVGPPPELVGVELPADQQLPMRPDTIFDLASVSKLFTTIVLLQQVERGRVALDAPVARYVPEFAAGGKESVTVRMLLTHTSGLPAFTPLWSRYPTPEARFAAALATPLAAGATPGSRYVYSDLGLISLGVLVERVTGRPLAELVRDGVTAPLNMVDTGYNPGPERRSRIAATEYQPYAGRGMVWGEVHDENAWSLGGVAGHAGVFSTAADLARLCQSLLNGGEYRGRRILRAETVREMLVNYNAPLEAAYPESDRGLGFELNKHWYMMGLSSPVTFGHTGFTGTSLVVDPLSHSFVILLSNRVHPDRGWGSNNVARSAVARDLAEAMPVRPRSGSAWRADPRDRATATLTAPLRRVARGGTATFLLWYDTEPRYDSARFEVSTDGGQTWAPARMLLRNGDRRWTADGAVTGYGGRDWWQVSLALPDQAGHLRFISTTDGSGQGRGVYVDRIMAVDRDGLLFHGEGGADAARLVADGWSPART, from the coding sequence TTGACCACGTCGTCGCGTCGCCTGCTCCGCTCCGTCGCACCCCGCCCGTTCGCGCTCGGCCTGGCCGTGCTGGTCCTGGCCACGTCGGCGCCCGCCGGGCCGGCCGCCGCCGCGCCGTCGCCGGCCGGGTCCGGACCACCGGCCGTCACGCCCGCCGACATCCGCTTCCGGCATGACACGCTGCGTCCCGGCGATGCCCGCGAGGTCGGACTGCTCCCGGCGCAGGTCGATCGCATCCCCGCCGACCTGGCGGCCTACCTCGAGCCGACGCCGGACCATCCCGGGCATCCCACGTACGCCGGCGCGGTGGCGCTGGCCGCCAAGGACGGCGTGATCGTCCAGCACACCGCGGTGGGCACGGCGGTGCGGTACGCCTCCGTCGGGCCGCCGCCCGAGCTGGTCGGCGTGGAACTCCCCGCCGACCAGCAACTGCCGATGCGGCCCGACACCATCTTCGACCTGGCATCGGTGTCGAAGCTGTTCACCACGATCGTCCTCCTGCAGCAGGTCGAGCGGGGGCGAGTGGCCCTGGACGCGCCGGTCGCCCGGTACGTGCCGGAGTTCGCGGCCGGCGGCAAGGAGTCGGTCACCGTACGGATGCTGCTCACCCACACCTCGGGTCTGCCCGCCTTCACGCCGCTGTGGAGCCGCTACCCGACGCCGGAAGCCCGCTTCGCCGCGGCACTCGCCACGCCGCTCGCGGCCGGTGCGACGCCCGGCAGTCGGTACGTCTACTCCGACCTCGGGCTCATCTCGCTGGGCGTGCTGGTGGAACGGGTGACCGGCCGGCCGCTCGCCGAACTGGTCCGCGACGGGGTCACGGCGCCGCTCAACATGGTCGACACCGGCTACAACCCGGGGCCGGAGCGTCGGTCCCGGATCGCCGCGACCGAGTACCAGCCGTATGCCGGGCGCGGCATGGTCTGGGGCGAGGTGCACGACGAGAACGCCTGGTCGCTCGGGGGAGTGGCCGGCCACGCCGGAGTGTTCTCCACCGCCGCTGACCTGGCCCGCCTCTGCCAGTCACTGCTCAACGGCGGCGAGTATCGCGGGCGACGAATCCTGCGGGCCGAGACGGTGCGGGAGATGCTGGTCAACTACAACGCGCCGCTGGAAGCGGCCTACCCCGAGAGCGACCGGGGACTTGGCTTCGAGCTCAACAAGCACTGGTACATGATGGGGCTCTCCTCCCCGGTGACGTTCGGGCACACCGGCTTCACCGGCACCTCCCTCGTCGTCGATCCGCTCTCCCACTCGTTCGTCATCCTGCTCAGCAATCGAGTGCACCCCGATCGCGGCTGGGGCAGCAACAACGTCGCCCGGAGCGCGGTCGCACGCGATCTCGCCGAGGCGATGCCGGTGCGGCCCCGCTCGGGCAGCGCATGGCGGGCGGACCCACGCGACCGCGCGACCGCGACACTCACCGCCCCCCTGCGCCGGGTGGCGCGGGGCGGCACGGCCACCTTCCTCCTCTGGTACGACACCGAACCGCGTTACGACAGCGCGCGGTTCGAGGTCTCCACCGACGGGGGACAGACCTGGGCCCCGGCACGGATGCTGCTGCGCAACGGAGACCGACGGTGGACCGCCGACGGCGCGGTGACCGGCTACGGCGGGCGAGACTGGTGGCAGGTCTCGCTGGCGCTGCCCGACCAGGCGGGTCATCTGCGCTTCATCAGCACCACCGACGGCTCGGGCCAGGGCCGTGGGGTCTACGTGGACCGGATCATGGCGGTGGACCGGGACGGGCTGCTCTTCCACGGCGAGGGTGGCGCGGACGCCGCCCGACTCGTCGCCGACGGGTGGTCGCCCGCGCGTACCTGA
- a CDS encoding M1 family metallopeptidase, producing MTPKASASGGATPGADRSGDSYLPEHGNGGYRVLHYDLDLDYRVVSNRLAGRAEITAVAVQPLSRFTLDLGRLRVQDVRVDGRPAKYIHRTDKLQIKPEQPIGAQDTFRVDIRYAGKPVPISGRWGDLGWEELTDGVLVASQPNGSPSWFPCDDQPGAKATFRVAVTAASPYAVLVTGDPVLQRRGAGSTTWVYERHEPTSPYLMSVQIGRYEVVDLSVGGVVQRAAVPPALRRAVAHDFGRHGEIMSALERLFGPYPFREYVVVVADDDLDDPVEAQGMAVFGRNHVDGRRTHERLVVHELAHQWFGNSLTVADWRHIWLNEGFATYAEWLWSGVCGDLPANALAAQWYARIAASPQGVVVADPGVDRMFDPQVYKRGALTVHAVRKKIGEESFFALLRAWVAEHRHATVTTEQFRSYAQRFAREPLDGLFAAWLDSPELPPLPH from the coding sequence ATGACTCCGAAGGCGTCGGCGTCGGGCGGTGCCACGCCCGGTGCGGACCGCTCGGGCGACTCGTACCTTCCCGAGCACGGCAACGGCGGCTACCGGGTGCTGCACTACGATCTCGACCTCGACTACCGGGTCGTGTCGAACCGGCTCGCCGGCCGGGCCGAGATCACCGCGGTGGCCGTCCAGCCGTTGTCGCGGTTCACTCTCGACCTCGGGCGGCTCCGCGTGCAGGACGTCCGGGTGGACGGGCGCCCGGCGAAGTACATCCACCGGACGGACAAGCTGCAGATCAAGCCTGAGCAACCGATCGGCGCCCAGGACACCTTTCGAGTGGACATCCGGTACGCGGGGAAGCCGGTGCCCATCTCCGGTCGTTGGGGCGACCTCGGGTGGGAGGAGCTCACCGACGGGGTGCTCGTGGCCAGCCAACCGAACGGTTCACCGTCGTGGTTCCCGTGCGACGACCAGCCCGGCGCCAAGGCCACCTTCCGGGTGGCGGTCACGGCCGCCTCTCCGTATGCGGTCCTGGTGACCGGTGATCCCGTTCTCCAACGGCGTGGCGCGGGCAGCACGACCTGGGTGTACGAACGTCACGAACCCACCTCGCCGTACCTGATGAGCGTCCAGATCGGACGCTACGAGGTGGTGGACCTGTCCGTCGGCGGAGTGGTGCAGCGCGCCGCGGTCCCGCCCGCGCTGCGCCGGGCCGTCGCCCACGACTTCGGCCGGCACGGCGAGATCATGTCGGCGCTGGAGCGGCTCTTCGGGCCGTACCCGTTCCGGGAGTACGTCGTCGTGGTCGCCGACGACGACCTCGACGACCCGGTCGAGGCGCAGGGCATGGCGGTCTTCGGGAGGAACCACGTCGACGGGCGGCGCACGCACGAGCGGCTCGTCGTGCACGAACTGGCCCACCAGTGGTTCGGCAACAGCCTCACGGTCGCGGACTGGCGGCACATCTGGCTCAACGAGGGCTTCGCCACGTACGCCGAGTGGTTGTGGTCCGGTGTCTGCGGCGATCTGCCGGCGAACGCGCTGGCGGCCCAGTGGTACGCGCGGATCGCGGCCAGCCCGCAGGGCGTCGTCGTCGCGGATCCCGGTGTCGACCGGATGTTCGACCCGCAGGTCTACAAGCGTGGCGCGCTCACCGTGCATGCCGTACGGAAGAAGATCGGCGAGGAGTCGTTCTTCGCGCTCCTACGGGCTTGGGTTGCCGAGCACCGGCACGCGACCGTGACGACCGAGCAGTTCCGGTCGTACGCCCAGCGCTTCGCCCGCGAACCCCTGGACGGCCTGTTCGCCGCCTGGCTCGACAGCCCGGAGCTGCCCCCGTTACCTCATTGA